Proteins encoded together in one Macadamia integrifolia cultivar HAES 741 chromosome 8, SCU_Mint_v3, whole genome shotgun sequence window:
- the LOC122086493 gene encoding nuclear pore complex protein NUP1-like isoform X1 has translation MSTAAAGGYEGGAGGKFRKKPFRKATPYDRPVTALRNPVEVGSNNGWLSKIVDPASRVITRSAQKFFSSVFRKRLPAPEAVPAEADREPRNEPSETVHAWQNPFGIDKPVVNGNDNLSNHSENNGIDELEHILKQKTFTRAEIDHIIKLIRSRAVDTPAEDKNKRSEPSTSQLLADNHKLELANVSEQENVLDTRRLLGEASVPAANSRVLAKEIASPAELAKAYMGNIPSKVSPSTLGLRSQVLREELPLVSNVPFPRKSSGLSLVPRSSVRFAGVSGVSENGYQTPRSQGRSAIYGMVRTPYSRIHSAGKGIGTMEDGYAGQSTSSWILENNTLSTGKQVSKRRSSVLDNDIGSVGPIRRIRQKTNLMSSKSSGLLVPETPIPTPGTAFGSDVAQGSVSLTQKPLLLEQSNYNIPKMRLAEDGDNCAPGTSFASVPSQSSEMARKILQQLDKLVPSPKEKSAELKLDIAREKSPAKLSVSMLRGQALRSVEEVDSPKMLNNVQNSGSLNGVGGTSSRVTQDFASQKLDKVEENVPLRIAGSGYKFAPESNGAERSTVKKDAVLSFRTADSAISNSVVTPPQRKRAFQMSVDEDFLELDDDCYSTKDVHTAGINEILEDSAVEKSKAVATETVTVEKPPVSEIKSPASLTLNKSSDTGASDGPKVNENNPGFAVPVTFPSITVAQPATLSQSPPLFSNVVPVKETTVPVFNFGSKSIDSAPPFTFSSTSSFSESSVKSGAQTVLKLEASSSPATIIDSETETMTKAVESDKGGGENALKTGDLFGKHENAAFSSVSTSATSTIFSFSNSNLSNGSIAPSPSLFSVPAPPSLPVSTGSANVIFTSCPTTTAVATMSSLPATTATTAFSSAPIFQFGSSTTAAVAPSSSMSQPSIASSAESTDVEQKSKTDPPFGNLNPFSFGATSSPLTSTGSGIFGFSSVAPTSNINSSSSANNLSSNSFGAGTGPAFGSQTASGTANSPFTQSISSQLGSSTPSPTFGLSSSSTFSTGSSLFGSSIPSSKQFSSGSGFGQNSSTMFSTGSNPFSSASGTVNLFSSSSQPASSMFSPTFTTASSPTTGFSFGGSSTAGAANSSASSPATGLSFGVSSTAGGASASTLASGFSFGGSSTAGAATGSAPPMAFVSGIAASSGPFFSFTTATAAPSSASLVSSQPVFGAPNPSITFSSSPTNDQMSMEDSMAEDTIQASTPTAPTFGQPATTPSSGFMFNSAPSGSPFQFGAQQNLVAPQNLSPFQGSGNFDFAAAAGGSFSLGTGDKSNRRYIKPRRGKNHKK, from the exons CAGAGGCAGACCGTGAACCGAGAAATGAACCTTCAGAAACAGTTCATGCT TGGCAGAATCCTTTTGGGATAGACAAACCAGTTGTCAATGGAAATGATAACCTGAGTAATCATTCTGAAAATAATGGGATTGATGAACTTGAGCACATTCTGAAGCAGAAGACATTTACCAG AGCTGAGATTGACCATATAATAAAACTAATCCGTTCGAGAGCTGTTGATACACCTGCTGAGGATAAGAACAAAAGATCTGAACCTAGTACATCACAGCTGCTAGCTGATAATCACAAATTGGAACTTGCAAATGTTTCAGAGCAAGAAAATGTATTGGATACCCGAAGATTGCTGGGAGAGGCTTCAGTCCCTGCTGCTAATTCAAGA GTCCTTGCAAAAGAGATTGCTTCACCAGCAGAACTTGCAAAAGCCTACATGGGTAATATACCTTCAAAAGTGTCACCATCAACATTGGGTTTGCGCAGTCAGGTGCTCAGAGAAGAGTTACCTTTGGTGAGTAATGTGCCATTTCCAAGGAAATCATCTGGTCTTTCACTTGTACCAAGATCATCAGTTCGCTTTGCTGGTGTCTCTGGGGTTTCTGAAAATGGTTATCAGACCCCAAGATCCCAGGGGAGATCTGCCATATACGGTATGGTTCGTACACCATATTCCAGAATTCATTCGGCTGgcaag GGTATTGGGACCATGGAGGATGGGTATGCTGGCCAATCAACCTCTTCGTGGATTTTGGAGAACAACACACTTTCTACTGGAAAACAG GTCTCGAAGCGAAGGAGTTCAGTTTTGGATAATGATATTGGATCTGTTGGTCCCATACGCAGGATTCGTCAGAAGACGAATCTAATGTCTTCTAAAAGTAGTGGCTTACTGGTTCCTGAGACTCCAATTCCTACTCCCGGAACTGCTTTCGGTTCTGATGTCGCTCAAGGTTCTGTTTCTTTGACTCAGAAGCCACTTCTGCTGGAACAATCCAATTATAACATCCCAAAGATGAGACTAGCAGAAGATGGAGATAATTGTGCCCCTGGCACAAGTTTTGCTTCTGTTCCTTCTCAGTCGAGTGAGATGGCCCGAAAAATCTTGCAGCagcttgataaactggtgccttCTCCAAAAGAGAAATCAGCTGAGCTCAAGCTAGATATTGCTAGAGAGAAATCACCTGCAAAACTGTCAGTTAGTATGTTACGTGGACAAGCTCTTCGAAGCGTGGAGGAAGTGGATTCACCAAAAATGCTGAATAATGTACAGAATAGTGGTTCTTTGAATGGTGTTGGTGGTACATCTTCACGTGTTACTCAAGATTTTGCCTCTCAAAAGCTAGACAAGGTTGAAGAAAATGTTCCGTTGAGGATTGCTGGTTCTGGATACAAATTTGCTCCTGAGTCTAACGGTGCTGAAAGATCTACTGTGAAAAAAGATGCTGTCCTTAGTTTTAGGACTGCAGATTCGGCAATTTCCAACTCTGTTGTGACCCCTCCACAGAGGAAAAGAGCGTTCCAGATGAGCGTAGATGAG GATTTTCTGGAACTCGATGATGATTGTTATAGTACCAAAGATGTACATACAGCTGGCATCAATGAAATCCTGGAGGATTCAGCTGTGGAGAAGAGCAAAGCTGTTGCTACTGAAACAGTTACCGTGGAGAAGCCTCCAGTTTCTGAAATCAAAAGTCCTGCAAGTTTGACATTGAACAAATCCAGTGATACAGGAGCTTCTGACGGTCCCAAGGTCAATGAAAATAACCCTGGTTTTGCCGTTCCTGTGACATTCCCCTCAATCACAGTTGCTCAGCCAGCTACTCTGAGTCAGTCGCCACCATTGTTTAGTAATGTAGTTCCAGTGAAGGAGACAACTGTTCCGGTGTTCAACTTTGGGTCTAAGAGTATTGACAGTGCTCCTCCTTTTACATTTTCCTCAACTTCCAGTTTCAGTGAATCGAGCGTGAAATCCGGTGCTCAGACAGTCTTGAAGCTAGAGGCATCGAGCAG CCCTGCTACAATTATTGATTCAGAAACAGAAACTATGACCAAAGCTGTGGAGTCAGATAAAGGTGGCGGAGAAAATGCTCTGAAGACCGGAGATTTATTTGGAAAACATGAAAATGCCGCTTTTTCAAGTGTATCCACATCGGCCACTTCAACCATATTCTCTTTTAGCAATTCTAATCTAAGCAATGGTTCAATCGCACCATCTCCTTCGTTATTCTCGGTCCCTGCCCCTCCTTCATTGCCAGTTTCCACTGGTTCTGCAAATGTGATTTTCACCAGTTGCCCTACCACCACTGCTGTCGCCACCATGAGCAGCCTGCCTGCCACAACTGCAACCACTGCATTTTCTTCAGCACCCATTTTCCAGTTTGGATCCAGTACTACTGCGGCAGTCGCTCCATCAAGCTCTATGTCACAGCCATCAATAGCTTCCAGTGCAGAGTCAACAGATGTGGAACAGAAGTCCAAGACAGATCCCCCCTTTGGCAATCTAAACCCCTTTTCTTTTGGTGCGACATCTTCTCCACTTACAAGCACAGGCAGCGGCATCTTTGGGTTCTCCAGTGTAGCCCCCACAAGTAATATAAATTCCTCTTCATCTGCCAATAATCTGAGTTCTAATTCTTTTGGTGCTGGCACTGGACCTGCGTTTGGTTCTCAGACAGCTTCTGGGACTGCTAATTCGCCCTTTACTCAGAGCATTTCAAGCCAGCTAGGTTCATCCACCCCATCTCCCACTTTTGGCCTGAGTTCATCTTCTACTTTCAGCACTGGTAGTTCTCTGTTTGGTTCTTCAATCCCTTCTTCTAAACAGTTTAGTTCCGGTTCTGGCTTTGGACAGAATTCTTCAACTATGTTCTCTACTGGGTCTAATCCTTTTAGTTCTGCAAGTGGTACTGTCAATTTATTTAGTTCCAGTTCGCAGCCGGCATCATCGATGTTCAGCCCGACATTTACCACTGCATCATCTCCAACAACAGGGTTTTCATTTGGAGGTTCGTCAACTGCAGGTGCTGCTAATAGTAGTGCATCATCCCCAGCAACAGGGCTTTCTTTTGGTGTATCCTCGACTGCTGGTGGTGCTAGTGCATCAACCTTGGCGTCAGGGTTTTCATTTGGAGGATCCTCCACTGCTGGTGCTGCTACTGGTAGTGCACCACCAATGGCATTTGTCTCAGGTATTGCTGCCTCATCAGGGCCATTTTTCTCATTCACAACAGCTACTGCAGCCCCCTCTTCAGCTTCTCTCGTCTCATCACAACCTGTATTTGGTGCACCAAATCCAAGCATCACATTTTCATCATCTCCCACTAATGACCAGATGAGCATGGAAGATAGCATGGCAGAGGACACAATTCAAGCATCTACACCTACTGCTCCGACATTTGGCCAGCCAGCTACTACCCCATCATCTGGTTTCATGTTTAATTCTGCTCCTTCAGGATCTCCCTTCCAGTTTGGTGCCCAACAGAATCTAGTTGCTCCACAGAACTTGTCTCCATTTCAGGGGTCTGGTAATTTCGattttgctgctgctgctggaggAAGCTTCTCACTGGGAACTGGTGATAAGTCTAATCGGAGATATATCAAACCAAGACGAGGTAAGAATCATAAAAAGTAG
- the LOC122086493 gene encoding nuclear pore complex protein NUP1-like isoform X2, with amino-acid sequence MSTAAAGGYEGGAGGKFRKKPFRKATPYDRPVTALRNPVEVGSNNGWLSKIVDPASRVITRSAQKFFSSVFRKRLPAPEAVPEADREPRNEPSETVHAWQNPFGIDKPVVNGNDNLSNHSENNGIDELEHILKQKTFTRAEIDHIIKLIRSRAVDTPAEDKNKRSEPSTSQLLADNHKLELANVSEQENVLDTRRLLGEASVPAANSRVLAKEIASPAELAKAYMGNIPSKVSPSTLGLRSQVLREELPLVSNVPFPRKSSGLSLVPRSSVRFAGVSGVSENGYQTPRSQGRSAIYGMVRTPYSRIHSAGKGIGTMEDGYAGQSTSSWILENNTLSTGKQVSKRRSSVLDNDIGSVGPIRRIRQKTNLMSSKSSGLLVPETPIPTPGTAFGSDVAQGSVSLTQKPLLLEQSNYNIPKMRLAEDGDNCAPGTSFASVPSQSSEMARKILQQLDKLVPSPKEKSAELKLDIAREKSPAKLSVSMLRGQALRSVEEVDSPKMLNNVQNSGSLNGVGGTSSRVTQDFASQKLDKVEENVPLRIAGSGYKFAPESNGAERSTVKKDAVLSFRTADSAISNSVVTPPQRKRAFQMSVDEDFLELDDDCYSTKDVHTAGINEILEDSAVEKSKAVATETVTVEKPPVSEIKSPASLTLNKSSDTGASDGPKVNENNPGFAVPVTFPSITVAQPATLSQSPPLFSNVVPVKETTVPVFNFGSKSIDSAPPFTFSSTSSFSESSVKSGAQTVLKLEASSSPATIIDSETETMTKAVESDKGGGENALKTGDLFGKHENAAFSSVSTSATSTIFSFSNSNLSNGSIAPSPSLFSVPAPPSLPVSTGSANVIFTSCPTTTAVATMSSLPATTATTAFSSAPIFQFGSSTTAAVAPSSSMSQPSIASSAESTDVEQKSKTDPPFGNLNPFSFGATSSPLTSTGSGIFGFSSVAPTSNINSSSSANNLSSNSFGAGTGPAFGSQTASGTANSPFTQSISSQLGSSTPSPTFGLSSSSTFSTGSSLFGSSIPSSKQFSSGSGFGQNSSTMFSTGSNPFSSASGTVNLFSSSSQPASSMFSPTFTTASSPTTGFSFGGSSTAGAANSSASSPATGLSFGVSSTAGGASASTLASGFSFGGSSTAGAATGSAPPMAFVSGIAASSGPFFSFTTATAAPSSASLVSSQPVFGAPNPSITFSSSPTNDQMSMEDSMAEDTIQASTPTAPTFGQPATTPSSGFMFNSAPSGSPFQFGAQQNLVAPQNLSPFQGSGNFDFAAAAGGSFSLGTGDKSNRRYIKPRRGKNHKK; translated from the exons AGGCAGACCGTGAACCGAGAAATGAACCTTCAGAAACAGTTCATGCT TGGCAGAATCCTTTTGGGATAGACAAACCAGTTGTCAATGGAAATGATAACCTGAGTAATCATTCTGAAAATAATGGGATTGATGAACTTGAGCACATTCTGAAGCAGAAGACATTTACCAG AGCTGAGATTGACCATATAATAAAACTAATCCGTTCGAGAGCTGTTGATACACCTGCTGAGGATAAGAACAAAAGATCTGAACCTAGTACATCACAGCTGCTAGCTGATAATCACAAATTGGAACTTGCAAATGTTTCAGAGCAAGAAAATGTATTGGATACCCGAAGATTGCTGGGAGAGGCTTCAGTCCCTGCTGCTAATTCAAGA GTCCTTGCAAAAGAGATTGCTTCACCAGCAGAACTTGCAAAAGCCTACATGGGTAATATACCTTCAAAAGTGTCACCATCAACATTGGGTTTGCGCAGTCAGGTGCTCAGAGAAGAGTTACCTTTGGTGAGTAATGTGCCATTTCCAAGGAAATCATCTGGTCTTTCACTTGTACCAAGATCATCAGTTCGCTTTGCTGGTGTCTCTGGGGTTTCTGAAAATGGTTATCAGACCCCAAGATCCCAGGGGAGATCTGCCATATACGGTATGGTTCGTACACCATATTCCAGAATTCATTCGGCTGgcaag GGTATTGGGACCATGGAGGATGGGTATGCTGGCCAATCAACCTCTTCGTGGATTTTGGAGAACAACACACTTTCTACTGGAAAACAG GTCTCGAAGCGAAGGAGTTCAGTTTTGGATAATGATATTGGATCTGTTGGTCCCATACGCAGGATTCGTCAGAAGACGAATCTAATGTCTTCTAAAAGTAGTGGCTTACTGGTTCCTGAGACTCCAATTCCTACTCCCGGAACTGCTTTCGGTTCTGATGTCGCTCAAGGTTCTGTTTCTTTGACTCAGAAGCCACTTCTGCTGGAACAATCCAATTATAACATCCCAAAGATGAGACTAGCAGAAGATGGAGATAATTGTGCCCCTGGCACAAGTTTTGCTTCTGTTCCTTCTCAGTCGAGTGAGATGGCCCGAAAAATCTTGCAGCagcttgataaactggtgccttCTCCAAAAGAGAAATCAGCTGAGCTCAAGCTAGATATTGCTAGAGAGAAATCACCTGCAAAACTGTCAGTTAGTATGTTACGTGGACAAGCTCTTCGAAGCGTGGAGGAAGTGGATTCACCAAAAATGCTGAATAATGTACAGAATAGTGGTTCTTTGAATGGTGTTGGTGGTACATCTTCACGTGTTACTCAAGATTTTGCCTCTCAAAAGCTAGACAAGGTTGAAGAAAATGTTCCGTTGAGGATTGCTGGTTCTGGATACAAATTTGCTCCTGAGTCTAACGGTGCTGAAAGATCTACTGTGAAAAAAGATGCTGTCCTTAGTTTTAGGACTGCAGATTCGGCAATTTCCAACTCTGTTGTGACCCCTCCACAGAGGAAAAGAGCGTTCCAGATGAGCGTAGATGAG GATTTTCTGGAACTCGATGATGATTGTTATAGTACCAAAGATGTACATACAGCTGGCATCAATGAAATCCTGGAGGATTCAGCTGTGGAGAAGAGCAAAGCTGTTGCTACTGAAACAGTTACCGTGGAGAAGCCTCCAGTTTCTGAAATCAAAAGTCCTGCAAGTTTGACATTGAACAAATCCAGTGATACAGGAGCTTCTGACGGTCCCAAGGTCAATGAAAATAACCCTGGTTTTGCCGTTCCTGTGACATTCCCCTCAATCACAGTTGCTCAGCCAGCTACTCTGAGTCAGTCGCCACCATTGTTTAGTAATGTAGTTCCAGTGAAGGAGACAACTGTTCCGGTGTTCAACTTTGGGTCTAAGAGTATTGACAGTGCTCCTCCTTTTACATTTTCCTCAACTTCCAGTTTCAGTGAATCGAGCGTGAAATCCGGTGCTCAGACAGTCTTGAAGCTAGAGGCATCGAGCAG CCCTGCTACAATTATTGATTCAGAAACAGAAACTATGACCAAAGCTGTGGAGTCAGATAAAGGTGGCGGAGAAAATGCTCTGAAGACCGGAGATTTATTTGGAAAACATGAAAATGCCGCTTTTTCAAGTGTATCCACATCGGCCACTTCAACCATATTCTCTTTTAGCAATTCTAATCTAAGCAATGGTTCAATCGCACCATCTCCTTCGTTATTCTCGGTCCCTGCCCCTCCTTCATTGCCAGTTTCCACTGGTTCTGCAAATGTGATTTTCACCAGTTGCCCTACCACCACTGCTGTCGCCACCATGAGCAGCCTGCCTGCCACAACTGCAACCACTGCATTTTCTTCAGCACCCATTTTCCAGTTTGGATCCAGTACTACTGCGGCAGTCGCTCCATCAAGCTCTATGTCACAGCCATCAATAGCTTCCAGTGCAGAGTCAACAGATGTGGAACAGAAGTCCAAGACAGATCCCCCCTTTGGCAATCTAAACCCCTTTTCTTTTGGTGCGACATCTTCTCCACTTACAAGCACAGGCAGCGGCATCTTTGGGTTCTCCAGTGTAGCCCCCACAAGTAATATAAATTCCTCTTCATCTGCCAATAATCTGAGTTCTAATTCTTTTGGTGCTGGCACTGGACCTGCGTTTGGTTCTCAGACAGCTTCTGGGACTGCTAATTCGCCCTTTACTCAGAGCATTTCAAGCCAGCTAGGTTCATCCACCCCATCTCCCACTTTTGGCCTGAGTTCATCTTCTACTTTCAGCACTGGTAGTTCTCTGTTTGGTTCTTCAATCCCTTCTTCTAAACAGTTTAGTTCCGGTTCTGGCTTTGGACAGAATTCTTCAACTATGTTCTCTACTGGGTCTAATCCTTTTAGTTCTGCAAGTGGTACTGTCAATTTATTTAGTTCCAGTTCGCAGCCGGCATCATCGATGTTCAGCCCGACATTTACCACTGCATCATCTCCAACAACAGGGTTTTCATTTGGAGGTTCGTCAACTGCAGGTGCTGCTAATAGTAGTGCATCATCCCCAGCAACAGGGCTTTCTTTTGGTGTATCCTCGACTGCTGGTGGTGCTAGTGCATCAACCTTGGCGTCAGGGTTTTCATTTGGAGGATCCTCCACTGCTGGTGCTGCTACTGGTAGTGCACCACCAATGGCATTTGTCTCAGGTATTGCTGCCTCATCAGGGCCATTTTTCTCATTCACAACAGCTACTGCAGCCCCCTCTTCAGCTTCTCTCGTCTCATCACAACCTGTATTTGGTGCACCAAATCCAAGCATCACATTTTCATCATCTCCCACTAATGACCAGATGAGCATGGAAGATAGCATGGCAGAGGACACAATTCAAGCATCTACACCTACTGCTCCGACATTTGGCCAGCCAGCTACTACCCCATCATCTGGTTTCATGTTTAATTCTGCTCCTTCAGGATCTCCCTTCCAGTTTGGTGCCCAACAGAATCTAGTTGCTCCACAGAACTTGTCTCCATTTCAGGGGTCTGGTAATTTCGattttgctgctgctgctggaggAAGCTTCTCACTGGGAACTGGTGATAAGTCTAATCGGAGATATATCAAACCAAGACGAGGTAAGAATCATAAAAAGTAG